One window from the genome of Sardina pilchardus chromosome 12, fSarPil1.1, whole genome shotgun sequence encodes:
- the adgrg11 gene encoding adhesion G-protein coupled receptor G2 isoform X1 — protein MDGNKWIIVVTMAILMLFGTVGHSKRCDTLIESKFQKDGDVSHRPKKDSSDLNNCIRKLGPKDVTIVHGEISGVIFNCSECKAQSEGKRICPIFVFDAHNASAAPYFTYGNRNWTYGDLTFWLKKEPSTNTTYLKIKSQPTYKSFNVMFCAEKGNCSHTIKIEDCRKSDYIKCAESPFEYRVYMSETPRCGKCGNPVIILPALNTSDIFPEFSDEPENSNSGKGESVDPADASKVMQQLSSVSELMGNLTQASVSIGPIKGVMVKPKDESDLYKLSFVSSDSAVNLILDEAKLKEHPLSVTVSEEAYKKSYNQTNGKAFVGVFRFPNMTGENVTALSGNVYAIDMGTNISNLSEPIQIKYNAKPQKGFDLSCQSWDGEGAQPNWTDAGCLTNISNNDVTCECSHLTFFAVLMTPLEENITLSDLTSLTYISYIGCGISLFFLGIALFMFFCIRRAKASNATHILIHLLLALFLLDVAFLSNEWIAGMNNDVACKVIGGFMHYSMLCSFTWFAVEAFHLCLQLTRFATVTIAKYKLKLSCVGWLPGAVVVLVLFGLGTYGELKIYTDGDTVVKMCWIKDFQTQYVVNIGYYAIVFLFTSTIFVVMLRWLCYLRGSKLKQDTSTRTQDVITVMGLCCMLGITWSFAFFSHGPLRVPSYYIFSVLNSLQGFLLFLYYYNTSKIIGDGDNDSSTSSSNKTDISRASISEKNPYM, from the exons ATGGATGGTAATAAGTGGATAATTGTGGTGACAATGGCCATTTTGATGCTCTTTGGTACTG TGGGACATAGCAAGAGATGTGATACTCTGATAGAATCTAAATTCCAAAAGGATGGGGATGTCAGCCATCGCCCAAAAAAAGATTCTTCAGATTTGAATAACTGCATTCGCAAACTTGGCCCTAAAGATGTAACAATTGTACATGGAGAAATCTCTGGGGTGATTTTCAACTGCTCAGAATGTAAAG CACAATCAGAGGGAAAGCGGATTTGTCCTATTTTTGTCTTCGACGCACACAATGCCAGTGCTGCACCGTATTTTACGTATGGGAACC GGAATTGGACGTACGGTGATTTGACGTTTTGGTTGAAAAAAGAACCATCTACCAATACTACCTACTTAAAGATTAAAAGCCAACCAACCTACAAGTCATTCAATGTCATGTTCTGTGCCGAAAAAG GTAACTGTTCTCATACTATCAAAATTGAAGACTGCAGAAAATCAGACTATATAAAATGTGCGG AGAGTCCCTTTGAATACAGGGTATACATGAGCGAAACACCAAGATGTGGCAAATGTGGAAACCCTGTCATTATACTACCAGCGTTAAACACTTCTGATATATTTCCCGAGTTTTCTGACGAACCAGAAAATTCCAACAGTGGCAAGGGTGAAAGTGTGGATCCTGCCGATGCCTC GAAGGTCATGCAACAGTTGTCCTCTGTGTCGGAGCTTATGGGGAATCTCACCCAGGCCAGTGTCTCCATCGGGCCGATTAAGGGGGTCATGGTGAAACCAAAGGACGAATCCGACTTGTACAAGTTATCCTTTGTCAGCAGTGACAGTGCTGTGAAT CTGATACTAGATGAGGCCAAACTAAAAGAACATcctctgtctgtgactgtgtctgaAGAAGCCTACAAGAAATCCTATAACCAAACAAATGGGAAAGCATTTGTTGGTGTATTTCGATTTCCAAATATGACC GGGGAAAATGTCACTGCTTTATCCGGTAATGTGTACGCCATTGATATGGGAACCAATATATCGAATCTCTCAGAACCCATTCAAATCAAATACAATGCTAAACCACAG AAAGGATTTGATCTGTCTTGCCAAAGTTGGGATGGAGAAG GGGCTCAACCAAACTGGACAGATGCAGGGTGCCTCACCAACATAAGCAACAACGACGTGACGTGTGAATGCAGTCATCTGACCTTCTTTGCTGTCCTTATG ACGCCCCTTGAGGAGAACATAACACTTTCTGATCTGACGTCCTTGACGTACATCAGCTACATCGGCTGTGGGATTTCACTGTTCTTCCTTGGAATAGCACTGTTCATGTTCTTCTGCATAAG AAGGGCAAAGGCTAGCAATGCCACCCATATCCTTATCCACCTCCTCCTGGCACTCTTTCTGCTTGACGTGGCCTTTCTGTCCAATGAGTGGATCGCCGGCATGAACAATGACGTGGCCTGCAAGGTTATTGGCGGTTTCATGCATTACTCCATGCTGTGTTCGTTCACCTGGTTTGCAGTGGAGGCTTTCCACCTCTGCCTGCAGCTGACTAGGTTCGCTACAGTGACCATTGCCAAGTACAAGTTGAAGCTCAGCTGCGTCGGATGGC TTCCTGGTGCCGTTGTGGTTTTGGTCTTATTCGGTTTGGGAACATATGGTGAACTAAAGATTTACACTGACGGCGACACTGTCGTCAAGAT GTGCTGGATCAAGGACTTCCAAACTCAGTATGTGGTGAACATAGGCTACTACGCTATTGTCTTCCTCTTCACTTCCACCATCTTCGTGGTGATGCTCCGCTGGCTTTGCTACCTCAGAGGGTCCAAGCTCAAGCAGGACACCAGCACCAGAACACAGGACGTCATCACGGTCATGGGCCTCTGTTGCATGCTGGGCATCACCTGGAGCTTCGCATTCTTCAGTCACGGACCCCTCCGCGTGCCATCCTACTACATTTTCTCAGTACTAAACTCTCTCCAAG gctttctcctctttctctactACTACAACACCAGCAAAATCATCGGAGACGGCGATAACGACAGCTCAACTTCCTCTTCAAATAAAACGGACATCTCAAGGGCATCCATCTCAGAGAAAAATCCCTACAtgtga
- the adgrg11 gene encoding adhesion G-protein coupled receptor G2 isoform X2 yields the protein MAIIVGNWTYGDLTFWLKKEPSTNTTYLKIKSQPTYKSFNVMFCAEKGNCSHTIKIEDCRKSDYIKCAESPFEYRVYMSETPRCGKCGNPVIILPALNTSDIFPEFSDEPENSNSGKGESVDPADASKVMQQLSSVSELMGNLTQASVSIGPIKGVMVKPKDESDLYKLSFVSSDSAVNLILDEAKLKEHPLSVTVSEEAYKKSYNQTNGKAFVGVFRFPNMTGENVTALSGNVYAIDMGTNISNLSEPIQIKYNAKPQKGFDLSCQSWDGEGAQPNWTDAGCLTNISNNDVTCECSHLTFFAVLMTPLEENITLSDLTSLTYISYIGCGISLFFLGIALFMFFCIRRAKASNATHILIHLLLALFLLDVAFLSNEWIAGMNNDVACKVIGGFMHYSMLCSFTWFAVEAFHLCLQLTRFATVTIAKYKLKLSCVGWLPGAVVVLVLFGLGTYGELKIYTDGDTVVKMCWIKDFQTQYVVNIGYYAIVFLFTSTIFVVMLRWLCYLRGSKLKQDTSTRTQDVITVMGLCCMLGITWSFAFFSHGPLRVPSYYIFSVLNSLQGFLLFLYYYNTSKIIGDGDNDSSTSSSNKTDISRASISEKNPYM from the exons ATGGCAATAATTGTGG GGAATTGGACGTACGGTGATTTGACGTTTTGGTTGAAAAAAGAACCATCTACCAATACTACCTACTTAAAGATTAAAAGCCAACCAACCTACAAGTCATTCAATGTCATGTTCTGTGCCGAAAAAG GTAACTGTTCTCATACTATCAAAATTGAAGACTGCAGAAAATCAGACTATATAAAATGTGCGG AGAGTCCCTTTGAATACAGGGTATACATGAGCGAAACACCAAGATGTGGCAAATGTGGAAACCCTGTCATTATACTACCAGCGTTAAACACTTCTGATATATTTCCCGAGTTTTCTGACGAACCAGAAAATTCCAACAGTGGCAAGGGTGAAAGTGTGGATCCTGCCGATGCCTC GAAGGTCATGCAACAGTTGTCCTCTGTGTCGGAGCTTATGGGGAATCTCACCCAGGCCAGTGTCTCCATCGGGCCGATTAAGGGGGTCATGGTGAAACCAAAGGACGAATCCGACTTGTACAAGTTATCCTTTGTCAGCAGTGACAGTGCTGTGAAT CTGATACTAGATGAGGCCAAACTAAAAGAACATcctctgtctgtgactgtgtctgaAGAAGCCTACAAGAAATCCTATAACCAAACAAATGGGAAAGCATTTGTTGGTGTATTTCGATTTCCAAATATGACC GGGGAAAATGTCACTGCTTTATCCGGTAATGTGTACGCCATTGATATGGGAACCAATATATCGAATCTCTCAGAACCCATTCAAATCAAATACAATGCTAAACCACAG AAAGGATTTGATCTGTCTTGCCAAAGTTGGGATGGAGAAG GGGCTCAACCAAACTGGACAGATGCAGGGTGCCTCACCAACATAAGCAACAACGACGTGACGTGTGAATGCAGTCATCTGACCTTCTTTGCTGTCCTTATG ACGCCCCTTGAGGAGAACATAACACTTTCTGATCTGACGTCCTTGACGTACATCAGCTACATCGGCTGTGGGATTTCACTGTTCTTCCTTGGAATAGCACTGTTCATGTTCTTCTGCATAAG AAGGGCAAAGGCTAGCAATGCCACCCATATCCTTATCCACCTCCTCCTGGCACTCTTTCTGCTTGACGTGGCCTTTCTGTCCAATGAGTGGATCGCCGGCATGAACAATGACGTGGCCTGCAAGGTTATTGGCGGTTTCATGCATTACTCCATGCTGTGTTCGTTCACCTGGTTTGCAGTGGAGGCTTTCCACCTCTGCCTGCAGCTGACTAGGTTCGCTACAGTGACCATTGCCAAGTACAAGTTGAAGCTCAGCTGCGTCGGATGGC TTCCTGGTGCCGTTGTGGTTTTGGTCTTATTCGGTTTGGGAACATATGGTGAACTAAAGATTTACACTGACGGCGACACTGTCGTCAAGAT GTGCTGGATCAAGGACTTCCAAACTCAGTATGTGGTGAACATAGGCTACTACGCTATTGTCTTCCTCTTCACTTCCACCATCTTCGTGGTGATGCTCCGCTGGCTTTGCTACCTCAGAGGGTCCAAGCTCAAGCAGGACACCAGCACCAGAACACAGGACGTCATCACGGTCATGGGCCTCTGTTGCATGCTGGGCATCACCTGGAGCTTCGCATTCTTCAGTCACGGACCCCTCCGCGTGCCATCCTACTACATTTTCTCAGTACTAAACTCTCTCCAAG gctttctcctctttctctactACTACAACACCAGCAAAATCATCGGAGACGGCGATAACGACAGCTCAACTTCCTCTTCAAATAAAACGGACATCTCAAGGGCATCCATCTCAGAGAAAAATCCCTACAtgtga
- the adgrg11 gene encoding adhesion G-protein coupled receptor G2 isoform X3: protein MSETPRCGKCGNPVIILPALNTSDIFPEFSDEPENSNSGKGESVDPADASKVMQQLSSVSELMGNLTQASVSIGPIKGVMVKPKDESDLYKLSFVSSDSAVNLILDEAKLKEHPLSVTVSEEAYKKSYNQTNGKAFVGVFRFPNMTGENVTALSGNVYAIDMGTNISNLSEPIQIKYNAKPQKGFDLSCQSWDGEGAQPNWTDAGCLTNISNNDVTCECSHLTFFAVLMTPLEENITLSDLTSLTYISYIGCGISLFFLGIALFMFFCIRRAKASNATHILIHLLLALFLLDVAFLSNEWIAGMNNDVACKVIGGFMHYSMLCSFTWFAVEAFHLCLQLTRFATVTIAKYKLKLSCVGWLPGAVVVLVLFGLGTYGELKIYTDGDTVVKMCWIKDFQTQYVVNIGYYAIVFLFTSTIFVVMLRWLCYLRGSKLKQDTSTRTQDVITVMGLCCMLGITWSFAFFSHGPLRVPSYYIFSVLNSLQGFLLFLYYYNTSKIIGDGDNDSSTSSSNKTDISRASISEKNPYM, encoded by the exons ATGAGCGAAACACCAAGATGTGGCAAATGTGGAAACCCTGTCATTATACTACCAGCGTTAAACACTTCTGATATATTTCCCGAGTTTTCTGACGAACCAGAAAATTCCAACAGTGGCAAGGGTGAAAGTGTGGATCCTGCCGATGCCTC GAAGGTCATGCAACAGTTGTCCTCTGTGTCGGAGCTTATGGGGAATCTCACCCAGGCCAGTGTCTCCATCGGGCCGATTAAGGGGGTCATGGTGAAACCAAAGGACGAATCCGACTTGTACAAGTTATCCTTTGTCAGCAGTGACAGTGCTGTGAAT CTGATACTAGATGAGGCCAAACTAAAAGAACATcctctgtctgtgactgtgtctgaAGAAGCCTACAAGAAATCCTATAACCAAACAAATGGGAAAGCATTTGTTGGTGTATTTCGATTTCCAAATATGACC GGGGAAAATGTCACTGCTTTATCCGGTAATGTGTACGCCATTGATATGGGAACCAATATATCGAATCTCTCAGAACCCATTCAAATCAAATACAATGCTAAACCACAG AAAGGATTTGATCTGTCTTGCCAAAGTTGGGATGGAGAAG GGGCTCAACCAAACTGGACAGATGCAGGGTGCCTCACCAACATAAGCAACAACGACGTGACGTGTGAATGCAGTCATCTGACCTTCTTTGCTGTCCTTATG ACGCCCCTTGAGGAGAACATAACACTTTCTGATCTGACGTCCTTGACGTACATCAGCTACATCGGCTGTGGGATTTCACTGTTCTTCCTTGGAATAGCACTGTTCATGTTCTTCTGCATAAG AAGGGCAAAGGCTAGCAATGCCACCCATATCCTTATCCACCTCCTCCTGGCACTCTTTCTGCTTGACGTGGCCTTTCTGTCCAATGAGTGGATCGCCGGCATGAACAATGACGTGGCCTGCAAGGTTATTGGCGGTTTCATGCATTACTCCATGCTGTGTTCGTTCACCTGGTTTGCAGTGGAGGCTTTCCACCTCTGCCTGCAGCTGACTAGGTTCGCTACAGTGACCATTGCCAAGTACAAGTTGAAGCTCAGCTGCGTCGGATGGC TTCCTGGTGCCGTTGTGGTTTTGGTCTTATTCGGTTTGGGAACATATGGTGAACTAAAGATTTACACTGACGGCGACACTGTCGTCAAGAT GTGCTGGATCAAGGACTTCCAAACTCAGTATGTGGTGAACATAGGCTACTACGCTATTGTCTTCCTCTTCACTTCCACCATCTTCGTGGTGATGCTCCGCTGGCTTTGCTACCTCAGAGGGTCCAAGCTCAAGCAGGACACCAGCACCAGAACACAGGACGTCATCACGGTCATGGGCCTCTGTTGCATGCTGGGCATCACCTGGAGCTTCGCATTCTTCAGTCACGGACCCCTCCGCGTGCCATCCTACTACATTTTCTCAGTACTAAACTCTCTCCAAG gctttctcctctttctctactACTACAACACCAGCAAAATCATCGGAGACGGCGATAACGACAGCTCAACTTCCTCTTCAAATAAAACGGACATCTCAAGGGCATCCATCTCAGAGAAAAATCCCTACAtgtga
- the knstrn gene encoding small kinetochore-associated protein gives MKKATTVKESAPAHHVNSDAKAAVLKPVCDNVVRKNANTRTLKVPSTRYGVQNELKEQNQLLHSTNEELQKHVVEMENKVTLLEQQCGNLKGENSEIQKRLRDCHTMLVTANIDPVLGERIHEASTENEEQRKEVMNISQNLLNELGKFDLMASDHRGQLEEIQNVVRHLKGAREKLREEMGTVKLEVEEMERDLEEAERLLLE, from the exons ATGAAAAAGGCGACTACTGTCAAGGAATCTGCTCCAGCACACCATGTCAACTCCGATGCCAAAGCAGCAGTGCTGAAACCTGTGTGTGACAATGTTGTCAG AAAGAACGCCAACACAAGGACATTAAAAGT GCCTTCCACCCGTTATGGAGTCCAAAATGAATTAAAGGAACAAAACCAGCTTTTACATTCCACCAATGAAGAACTACAAAAACATGTTGTCGAAATGGAG AATAAAGTAACTCTACTGGAGCAGCAGTGTGGCAATCTAAAGGGAGAAAACTCAGAAATACAGAAGCGTCTGAGGGACTGCCATACTATGCTTGTTACAGCAAACATTGACCCAG TGCTTGGTGAGCGGATACATGAAGCATCTACTGAGAATGAAGAACAGAGGAAGGAGGTTATG AATATTTCCCAAAATCTACTAAACGAGCTTGGAAAGTTTGACTTAATGGCATCTGATCACAGAGGACAGCTGGAG GAAATCCAGAACGTCGTGAGGCACCTTAAAGGGGCACGGGAGAAGCTGAGAGAAGAGATGGGCACCGTCAAACTagaagtggaggagatggagagggatttGGAAGAGGCAGAACGGCTGTTACTGGAATGA